The proteins below come from a single Panicum hallii strain FIL2 chromosome 7, PHallii_v3.1, whole genome shotgun sequence genomic window:
- the LOC112898742 gene encoding uncharacterized protein LOC112898742, with protein MSSAYASRHRGSGMSTTTVLAAKVAFASAALAAAASFARLAVPQLVSVAGAVLPRAWAVARFWLVPPYLFVTVHLIILVIWKLSDHKHFQQAQAAHQHKDPWPVSQQHTPPAAVTASDVAAPAAVKVKEEFDFSAGYGEPLEREFSPDSGGGESCVTTESDEDATSSPSYVSDVRRSLAPAHQHAVLEREPSLPSQTVDGDGDDDLDATWNAIMQKTRPAAAAAAPAPPPPAQQSPQRPPPRARDPSVGAEEMNRRFDDFIKKNRNSFGRQ; from the coding sequence ATGTCGTCCGCCTACGCGTCGCGGCACCGCGGCAGCGGCATGTCCACGACGACGGTGCTCGCGGCCAAGGTGGCGTTCGCGTCCGCCGCGCTGGCCGCGGCCGCGTCCTTCGCGCGCCTCGCAGTCCCGCAGCTCGTGTCCGTGGCCGGCGCCGTgctcccgcgcgcctgggccgtcGCGCGCTTCTGGCTCGTCCCGCCCTACCTCTTCGTCACCGTGCACCTCATCATCCTCGTCATCTGGAAGCTCTCCGACCACAAGCACTTCCAGCAAGCCCAGGCGGCGCACCAGCACAAGGACCCCTGGCCGGTTTCTCAGCAGCAcacgccaccggccgccgtcaCGGCCTCCGACGtggctgcccccgccgccgtcaAGGTCAAGGAGGAGTTCGACTTCTCGGCCGGGTACGGCGAGCCCCTGGAGCGCGAGTTCTCCCCGgactccggcggcggcgagtccTGCGTCACCACGGAGTCCGACGAGGACGCCACTTCCTCCCCGTCCTACGTCTCGGACGTGAGGCGCAGCCTGGCGCCGGCGCACCAACACGCGGTTCTTGAGCGGGAACCTTCGTTGCCGTCCCAGACcgtggacggcgacggcgacgacgacctGGACGCCACGTGGAACGCCATCATGCAGAAGACCCGcccggctgctgctgccgcggcgccggcgcctccCCCTCCCGCGCAGCAATCGCCGCAGCGGCCGCCGCCGAGGGCGCGGGACCCGTCGGTCGGCGCGGAGGAGATGAACCGACGGTTCGACGACTTCATCAAGAAGAACCGCAACTCCTTCGGGCGGCAATAG